The following proteins are encoded in a genomic region of Brachyspira pilosicoli:
- a CDS encoding VWA domain-containing protein: MKQSINNNSYKEEIKKTEKMARGVFYSSFNKDERIEKELETKIEKWKKDLNDYISSNNPYIENKRELEIAKKELEKKDISKKDIINNLNMFNSLDVDTKFWLDKLENNNLNAIKKNIISNWNEVYNKKNNEWTINTIKEKRYKFINDIESWIKLLKRLRYMSNILRIKTAVLWDFRVGELKEEDISLLERWVKFIDNIDKNNYIDKIADSIGKKIDIEKITKNIELKNNYSYTNKKIDSKDEISGIYFSKDIENIIPEELSLLCNEEAEKLFKLKYIENRIMCFDKSYYAFDELDKNKTASGYKDGKGDMIICIDTSGSMKGVNEYIAKSIMFKILMRAVAENRNAYLINFSTEIYTYKFNKNSGVDELIKFLKLSYYGGSDIYKALYEANRIMKNYNNNDVLVISDFIMEDMPQYLVDICLKQRKEGNNFFAVSIGKFPFGYSYKKVFNRHWIFDIGNGIKEIY; the protein is encoded by the coding sequence ATGAAACAATCTATTAATAATAATTCTTATAAAGAAGAAATAAAAAAAACAGAGAAAATGGCAAGGGGAGTTTTTTACAGCTCATTTAATAAAGATGAAAGAATAGAAAAAGAATTAGAAACCAAAATTGAAAAATGGAAAAAAGATTTAAATGATTATATATCTAGCAATAATCCATATATAGAAAATAAAAGAGAATTAGAAATAGCAAAAAAAGAATTAGAGAAAAAAGATATTAGCAAAAAAGATATAATAAATAATTTGAATATGTTTAACTCACTTGATGTAGACACAAAATTTTGGCTTGATAAATTAGAAAACAATAATTTAAACGCCATAAAGAAAAATATAATATCAAATTGGAATGAAGTTTACAATAAAAAAAATAATGAATGGACTATAAACACTATTAAAGAAAAAAGATATAAGTTTATTAATGATATAGAATCTTGGATTAAATTATTAAAAAGATTAAGATATATGTCTAATATACTTAGAATAAAAACTGCTGTGTTATGGGATTTTAGAGTTGGTGAATTAAAAGAAGAGGATATTTCTTTATTAGAGAGATGGGTTAAGTTTATAGACAATATTGATAAAAATAATTATATAGACAAAATAGCAGACTCTATAGGAAAAAAAATAGATATAGAAAAAATAACCAAAAACATAGAATTAAAAAATAATTATTCATATACAAACAAAAAGATTGATTCTAAAGATGAGATATCGGGCATTTATTTTTCTAAAGACATAGAAAACATTATTCCAGAGGAGCTTTCACTTCTTTGCAATGAGGAAGCAGAAAAATTGTTTAAACTAAAATATATAGAAAACAGAATTATGTGCTTTGATAAAAGTTATTATGCATTTGATGAATTAGATAAAAACAAAACCGCATCAGGCTATAAAGACGGCAAAGGAGATATGATTATATGCATAGACACAAGCGGCTCTATGAAAGGAGTAAACGAATATATTGCTAAATCTATAATGTTTAAAATATTGATGAGGGCTGTAGCAGAAAATAGAAATGCTTATCTTATTAACTTCAGCACAGAAATATACACATATAAATTTAATAAAAATAGCGGCGTAGATGAACTTATAAAATTCTTAAAACTTAGCTACTACGGAGGCTCTGATATATACAAGGCTCTCTATGAAGCAAACAGGATAATGAAAAATTATAATAATAATGATGTGCTTGTGATATCAGATTTTATAATGGAAGACATGCCTCAATATTTGGTTGATATATGTTTAAAACAGAGAAAAGAGGGAAACAATTTTTTTGCTGTGTCTATAGGCAAGTTTCCTTTTGGTTATTCTTATAAAAAAGTTTTTAATAGGCATTGGATTTTTGATATAGGAAACGGTATAAAAGAGATTTATTAA
- a CDS encoding AAA family ATPase, which produces MKNTDISKKIENIIKLLSNGLYERENIVALTLLSAIAGKPIFLYGPPGTAKSFIAKRISYAFKDSKYFGYLMQRFSTPEDIFGPISLEELKNDRYIRKIEGYLPDADFAFLDEIWKSSPAILNTLLTIINERIFKNGVNEIKVPLKALISASNETPPEGQGLEALYDRFIMRLNIKNIKNKDNFEKILQNTELSSFVDIDDNLKISTDEWMQIRKNANNIKLSKTVIDIIHYIKLSIDKFNEENINIYVSDRRWQHIAYLLKLSAYLSGKEEVDIYDCFIIYNCLWSVEEHIEAVKKITENAIKRYYNFNDLIDEWKNNFENIKTNIDNECFYLEKVYDTENIDDRHYIAKSFDIVMDEYNNKAETIIYIPIKQLQKNGYFYPLDISRNQTKKFRCNFLGSDKCVVEINSAVKTNGLLSNRLSKNYEALFEFEAEYHIKRLNPKKIEKEKKEKYINILNDLLLEIDNIISKIKNNFEISRNIFMSDEEFNFFRDIFDDYIDNLESEKLNAEKLKSEIENHETIY; this is translated from the coding sequence ATGAAAAATACTGATATATCTAAAAAAATAGAAAATATTATAAAATTACTTTCTAATGGGCTTTATGAGAGAGAAAATATTGTAGCATTAACTCTATTAAGTGCAATAGCAGGAAAACCAATATTTTTATATGGACCTCCAGGAACGGCAAAAAGCTTTATAGCAAAAAGAATATCTTATGCATTTAAAGATTCAAAATACTTTGGATATTTGATGCAAAGATTCAGCACTCCAGAAGACATATTCGGACCTATTAGTTTGGAAGAATTAAAAAACGATAGATATATAAGAAAAATTGAAGGTTATTTGCCAGATGCTGACTTTGCTTTTTTAGATGAAATTTGGAAAAGTAGTCCCGCTATACTAAACACACTTCTTACTATAATAAACGAAAGAATATTTAAAAATGGTGTAAATGAAATAAAAGTGCCATTAAAAGCATTAATCTCGGCAAGCAATGAAACTCCTCCGGAAGGTCAAGGTCTTGAAGCATTGTATGATAGATTTATAATGCGTTTAAATATAAAAAATATAAAAAACAAAGATAACTTTGAAAAGATACTTCAAAACACAGAACTATCTTCTTTTGTAGATATAGATGATAACTTAAAAATATCAACAGATGAATGGATGCAAATTAGAAAGAATGCTAATAATATTAAACTTTCAAAAACTGTTATTGATATTATTCATTATATAAAACTTTCTATAGATAAGTTTAATGAAGAGAATATTAATATATATGTATCAGACAGAAGATGGCAGCATATAGCATATTTATTGAAACTCTCGGCTTATTTAAGCGGTAAAGAAGAAGTTGATATTTATGATTGCTTTATTATTTATAATTGTTTATGGAGCGTAGAAGAGCATATTGAAGCTGTAAAAAAAATTACTGAAAACGCCATTAAACGATATTATAATTTTAATGATTTAATAGATGAATGGAAAAACAATTTTGAAAATATAAAAACAAATATTGACAATGAATGTTTTTACTTAGAGAAAGTTTATGATACAGAAAATATTGATGATAGGCATTATATAGCAAAAAGCTTTGATATTGTTATGGACGAATATAATAATAAAGCTGAAACTATTATTTACATACCAATAAAACAATTACAGAAAAACGGATATTTTTATCCATTAGACATTAGCAGAAATCAAACAAAAAAGTTTAGATGCAATTTTTTGGGAAGCGATAAATGCGTTGTTGAAATAAACTCTGCCGTAAAAACAAATGGTTTATTATCAAACAGACTTTCAAAAAATTATGAAGCATTGTTTGAGTTTGAGGCTGAATATCATATTAAAAGATTAAATCCTAAAAAAATAGAAAAAGAGAAAAAAGAGAAATATATTAATATTCTAAATGACTTATTATTAGAGATTGATAATATTATTTCCAAAATTAAAAACAATTTTGAAATATCAAGAAATATATTTATGTCTGATGAAGAGTTTAATTTTTTTAGAGATATATTTGATGATTATATAGATAACCTTGAAAGCGAAAAATTAAATGCTGAAAAGTTAAAAAGCGAAATAGAAAACCATGAAACAATCTATTAA